The following proteins come from a genomic window of Achromobacter sp. AONIH1:
- a CDS encoding CerR family C-terminal domain-containing protein, whose amino-acid sequence MKTSTTEPASPDRAADTRERLLLAGLTLFSQLGLEGVRTRQLSEAAGVNQSAIPYHFGGKEGVYAAVLEQTAQDIAARLDLPDAPPATARVAATQLEALMRGFATALLDSEASAARSLLLAREQLQPTPKFEAIHAGLFMPLHEAVTERVAAIRREAPDSRDSILRAHAILGQAIVFAVAREALLRRLGAKRLTRAMVGEIADMVGKTALAAARD is encoded by the coding sequence ATGAAGACATCGACGACAGAACCCGCCAGCCCCGACCGCGCCGCCGACACGCGCGAGCGGCTGCTGCTGGCCGGACTGACGCTGTTCAGCCAACTGGGGCTGGAAGGCGTGCGCACGCGCCAGCTGTCGGAGGCGGCGGGCGTGAATCAATCCGCCATTCCCTATCATTTCGGCGGCAAGGAAGGCGTCTATGCGGCCGTGCTGGAACAAACCGCGCAGGACATCGCCGCGCGCCTGGACCTGCCCGACGCGCCGCCCGCCACGGCCCGTGTAGCGGCGACGCAGCTGGAGGCGCTCATGCGCGGTTTCGCCACCGCCCTGCTGGATTCCGAGGCCTCCGCCGCGCGCAGCCTGCTGCTGGCGCGCGAACAGCTGCAACCCACGCCGAAGTTCGAGGCGATCCACGCCGGCCTGTTCATGCCCCTGCACGAAGCCGTGACGGAGCGGGTCGCGGCCATCCGGCGGGAAGCGCCGGACAGCCGCGACAGCATCCTGCGGGCCCATGCCATCCTGGGACAGGCCATAGTCTTCGCCGTCGCGCGCGAGGCGCTGCTGCGGCGCCTGGGCGCCAAGCGCCTGACGCGCGCCATGGTCGGAGAGATCGCCGACATGGTCGGCAAGACGGCGCTGGCCGCGGCCCGCGATTGA
- a CDS encoding helix-turn-helix domain-containing protein, producing MAKPRIPPSIEPIEDAGGPALIALRGGDDPDSPYRLGSREYDWHSHVRGQLFCVESGLVHVRTSHGSWLLPPQRAGWIPPGERHWAGVSGAASGWSVIVAPAACAALPARPCVIGISELMQALVRRAVTWTDRRELAPPEARIADVLLDEIQRAPREPLHLPMPSDPRLARIARAVYERPDDPRSLEDWARWGAVSPRTLRRLMAAETGMSFGRWRQQAGLIHALERLAQGEAVATVADALGYASPSGFIAMFRRAFGASPGRYFEQRQE from the coding sequence ATGGCCAAGCCTCGCATTCCTCCTTCCATCGAGCCCATCGAAGACGCCGGCGGGCCGGCGCTGATCGCGCTGCGCGGCGGCGACGATCCGGACAGCCCTTATCGGCTGGGCTCGCGCGAGTACGACTGGCACAGCCATGTGCGCGGCCAGCTGTTCTGCGTGGAGAGCGGGCTGGTGCATGTGCGCACCTCGCATGGGTCCTGGCTGCTGCCGCCGCAGCGCGCGGGCTGGATTCCGCCGGGGGAGCGCCATTGGGCCGGCGTCAGCGGCGCGGCTAGCGGCTGGAGCGTCATCGTCGCGCCCGCCGCCTGCGCGGCGCTGCCGGCGCGGCCCTGCGTGATCGGCATCAGCGAGCTGATGCAGGCGCTGGTGCGCCGGGCCGTGACGTGGACCGACCGGCGCGAACTGGCGCCGCCCGAGGCCCGCATCGCCGACGTCCTGCTGGACGAGATCCAGCGCGCGCCGCGCGAGCCGCTGCACCTGCCCATGCCGTCGGACCCGCGCCTGGCGCGCATCGCGCGCGCGGTCTATGAACGGCCGGACGATCCCCGTTCGCTGGAGGACTGGGCGCGATGGGGCGCGGTCTCGCCGCGCACGCTGCGACGCCTGATGGCGGCGGAGACCGGCATGAGTTTCGGCCGCTGGCGGCAGCAGGCGGGATTGATCCACGCGCTGGAGCGCCTGGCGCAAGGCGAGGCGGTGGCGACGGTGGCCGACGCGCTGGGCTATGCCTCGCCCAGCGGTTTCATCGCCATGTTCCGGCGCGCGTTCGGCGCATCGCCGGGCAGGTATTTCGAGCAGCGGCAGGAATGA
- a CDS encoding NAD(P)/FAD-dependent oxidoreductase: MTPSPFHIAIAGAGLGGLCLAQALKRRGIAFDVYEQDAAPDSRTQGYRIRIDRTGQAALADSLPPAQYQLFLQTCSRSQSAGQFLDPRLSPVAGRPSDTWSDTDAGDDGDDGDRSAHRQTLRQILMLGIEDRVHFGQGVNGYREPDDGGVLLTLADGATRRTDALVGADGVNSAIRRLRLPHATPADTGSACIYGKTPLDAALDSRLTSATSVIFGPDYAIVVDPMRFRVPTQAGALTPVADYLYWAVIGGRDALGPDSRDGAALLRRMDAMLEPGADGLSDMFSQADAASVSMLPVRSAPELAPWPASRVTLLGDAIHAMSPAGGVGANTALDDAARLARHLARAARDGHLPAALAAYETDMRARANAAVAASSQGARKLAGVQS; the protein is encoded by the coding sequence ATGACCCCTTCCCCCTTCCACATCGCCATCGCCGGCGCCGGCCTGGGCGGCCTGTGCCTGGCGCAGGCCCTGAAACGGCGGGGCATCGCCTTCGACGTCTATGAACAGGACGCCGCGCCCGACAGCCGCACCCAGGGCTACCGCATCCGCATTGACCGGACCGGCCAGGCCGCGCTGGCCGACAGCCTGCCGCCCGCGCAATATCAGCTGTTCCTGCAGACCTGCTCGCGCTCGCAGTCGGCCGGGCAGTTCCTGGATCCGAGGCTGTCGCCGGTCGCGGGCCGCCCATCCGACACCTGGAGCGATACGGACGCCGGTGACGACGGCGACGATGGCGACCGCAGCGCGCACCGCCAGACGCTGCGCCAGATCCTCATGCTCGGCATCGAGGACCGCGTGCATTTCGGCCAAGGCGTGAACGGCTATCGGGAACCGGACGACGGCGGCGTCCTGCTGACGCTGGCGGACGGCGCCACGCGGCGGACCGATGCGCTGGTCGGCGCCGACGGCGTGAATTCGGCGATCCGCCGTCTGCGGCTGCCCCACGCCACGCCGGCCGACACCGGCTCGGCCTGCATCTACGGCAAGACGCCGCTGGACGCCGCCCTGGACAGCCGGCTGACAAGCGCCACAAGCGTGATCTTCGGCCCGGACTACGCCATCGTCGTGGACCCGATGCGGTTCCGCGTTCCGACCCAGGCCGGCGCGCTGACGCCGGTGGCCGACTACCTGTACTGGGCCGTCATCGGCGGGCGGGACGCGCTCGGCCCGGACAGCCGCGACGGCGCGGCGCTGCTGCGGCGCATGGACGCGATGCTGGAACCCGGCGCCGATGGACTGAGCGACATGTTCAGCCAGGCCGACGCCGCGTCGGTCTCCATGCTGCCGGTGCGCAGCGCGCCGGAACTTGCGCCCTGGCCCGCCAGCCGCGTGACCCTGCTGGGCGACGCCATCCACGCCATGAGCCCCGCCGGCGGCGTCGGCGCCAACACGGCGCTGGACGACGCGGCCAGGCTGGCCCGGCATCTGGCTCGCGCGGCGCGGGACGGCCATCTGCCGGCCGCGCTGGCCGCCTACGAGACGGACATGCGCGCCCGCGCCAACGCCGCCGTCGCGGCCTCGTCGCAAGGCGCGCGCAAGCTGGCCGGCGTTCAATCCTGA
- a CDS encoding DUF2625 domain-containing protein: protein MKPLQALINHEESALPLVQSWVAEARTSCEILPPSERSGDVLHRLQVTTRSPMGAVAHGTGGLLIDGGWLRVLGSGHPRLTRDIASWNAGRSNGFLLIADDAVGGFFAINGGGLGADAGALYYRAPDTLEWEPLELSYTDFLRWALGGGLEEFYEGLRWPGWQTDAQALAGDQGFSFYPFLWTREGSPSTSSRKAVDVAELYAMNVEQAGA from the coding sequence ATGAAACCCCTGCAAGCATTGATCAACCACGAAGAATCCGCCCTGCCGCTGGTCCAATCCTGGGTCGCCGAGGCGAGAACAAGCTGCGAGATCCTGCCGCCCTCCGAACGCAGCGGCGACGTGCTGCATCGCCTGCAAGTCACCACCCGCTCGCCCATGGGCGCGGTCGCCCACGGCACGGGCGGCCTGCTCATCGATGGCGGCTGGCTGCGCGTGCTGGGGTCCGGGCATCCCCGGCTCACGCGCGACATCGCCAGTTGGAATGCCGGCCGCTCGAACGGCTTCCTGCTGATCGCCGACGATGCCGTCGGCGGCTTTTTCGCCATCAATGGCGGCGGCCTGGGCGCGGACGCGGGCGCCCTGTACTACCGGGCGCCCGACACCCTGGAATGGGAACCGCTGGAACTGAGCTACACCGACTTCCTGCGCTGGGCGCTGGGCGGCGGACTGGAGGAGTTCTACGAAGGGCTGCGCTGGCCCGGCTGGCAGACCGATGCGCAGGCCCTGGCGGGGGACCAGGGCTTCAGCTTCTATCCGTTCCTGTGGACGCGCGAAGGCTCGCCGTCGACCAGTTCGCGCAAGGCGGTGGACGTGGCGGAGCTGTATGCCATGAATGTGGAGCAGGCCGGCGCTTGA
- a CDS encoding ABC transporter ATP-binding protein, with translation MSDAILRADAVSKEFVLARNLLGRPTRVLRAVRGVSLSIERGATLALVGESGSGKSTLGRCIAGLLRPTSGSVELAGHDVQRLSGAALLAFRRQVQTIFQDPYSSLNPRRTVGDAIMDGMVIHKLCGAEERQARMLALLSRVGLQPDHARRYPHQFSGGQRQRIAIARALALEPRFIVADEAVSALDVSVKAQVLDLLADLQAEHGLTYLFISHDLGVVRHFADRVAVMAAGEIVEEGDCDQIFESPAQAYTRQLIAAVPRPDPARRSLRRG, from the coding sequence ATGAGCGACGCCATCCTGCGCGCGGACGCGGTGTCCAAGGAATTCGTGCTGGCACGCAACCTGCTGGGCCGGCCGACGCGCGTGCTGCGGGCCGTGCGCGGCGTCAGCCTGTCGATCGAGCGCGGCGCCACGCTGGCGCTGGTCGGCGAATCGGGCTCGGGCAAGAGCACGCTGGGCCGCTGCATCGCCGGCCTGCTGCGGCCCACGTCCGGCAGCGTCGAGCTGGCCGGCCATGACGTGCAACGCCTGTCCGGCGCCGCGCTGCTGGCGTTCCGCCGCCAGGTGCAGACCATCTTCCAGGATCCCTATTCCAGCTTGAACCCGCGTCGCACGGTGGGCGACGCCATCATGGACGGCATGGTCATCCACAAGCTTTGCGGCGCCGAGGAACGCCAGGCGCGCATGCTGGCGCTGCTGTCGCGGGTCGGCTTGCAGCCGGATCACGCGCGGCGCTATCCGCACCAGTTTTCCGGCGGGCAGCGCCAGCGCATCGCCATCGCGCGCGCGCTGGCGTTGGAGCCGCGCTTCATCGTGGCCGACGAGGCCGTGTCGGCGCTGGACGTGTCGGTCAAGGCCCAGGTGCTGGACCTGCTGGCCGACCTGCAGGCCGAGCATGGCCTGACCTATCTGTTCATTTCGCATGACCTGGGCGTGGTGCGGCATTTCGCCGACCGGGTGGCCGTCATGGCTGCCGGCGAAATCGTCGAGGAAGGCGACTGCGACCAGATCTTCGAGAGTCCCGCGCAGGCTTACACGCGGCAGCTGATCGCCGCCGTGCCCCGGCCGGACCCGGCGCGCAGGAGTCTGCGGCGGGGGTGA
- a CDS encoding ABC transporter ATP-binding protein, with amino-acid sequence MSHHADALLTVRNLAVSFDGRDGPVHAVRGVDLSVRRGEVVCLVGESGSGKSVTGFSLMGLIDPPGRVSADELRFDGRDLLRATERERDALRGRDISMVFQEPMTAFNPGRTVGAQIAEVFLIHERISRRQAWDRAVDLMERVGIREPAQRARAYPHELSGGMRQRVMIAIACALTPRLIIADEPTTALDVTVQAQVLELLFTLQAQSGAAVLFITHDLGVVAEIADRVVVMQAGRIVEEGAVGQIYAQPRDPYTQALLAAVPDVDAPRDPARRLGRGTGAQATR; translated from the coding sequence ATGAGCCACCACGCCGACGCGCTGCTCACCGTGCGCAACCTGGCTGTCAGCTTCGATGGCCGCGACGGCCCCGTGCACGCGGTGCGGGGCGTGGATCTGAGCGTGCGGCGCGGCGAGGTCGTGTGCCTGGTCGGCGAGTCCGGTTCGGGCAAGTCGGTCACCGGCTTTTCGCTGATGGGGCTGATCGATCCTCCCGGCCGCGTCAGCGCCGATGAGCTGCGCTTCGACGGCCGCGACCTGTTGCGCGCGACGGAACGCGAGCGCGACGCGCTGCGGGGCAGGGACATCTCCATGGTGTTCCAGGAGCCGATGACGGCGTTCAACCCCGGGCGCACGGTGGGCGCGCAGATCGCCGAGGTCTTCCTGATTCACGAGCGCATCAGCCGCCGTCAGGCCTGGGACCGGGCGGTGGACCTGATGGAACGCGTCGGCATCCGCGAGCCGGCGCAGCGCGCCCGGGCCTATCCGCATGAGTTGTCCGGCGGCATGCGCCAGCGGGTGATGATCGCCATCGCCTGCGCGCTGACGCCCAGGCTCATCATCGCCGACGAACCCACCACCGCGCTGGATGTGACCGTGCAGGCGCAGGTGCTGGAACTGTTGTTCACCCTGCAGGCGCAGAGTGGTGCGGCGGTGCTGTTCATCACGCACGACCTGGGCGTGGTGGCCGAGATCGCCGACCGCGTGGTGGTGATGCAGGCGGGCCGGATCGTGGAGGAGGGCGCGGTCGGGCAGATCTACGCGCAGCCGCGCGATCCCTATACGCAGGCCCTGCTCGCGGCCGTGCCCGATGTGGACGCGCCGCGCGATCCGGCGCGGCGGCTGGGACGCGGGACAGGCGCGCAGGCTACCCGATGA